A genomic stretch from Flavobacterium sp. KS-LB2 includes:
- a CDS encoding SsrA-binding protein, translating into MYKILAQINKIILPSFTKQRLDLAKAKKWQMAIIGFRYYVTTRALD; encoded by the coding sequence ATGTACAAAATCCTAGCACAAATTAACAAAATCATATTACCTAGTTTTACTAAACAACGCTTAGATTTGGCTAAAGCCAAAAAATGGCAAATGGCAATAATTGGTTTTAGGTATTACGTAACGACACGTGCGCTGGATTAA
- a CDS encoding MDR family MFS transporter, producing MLKTAFQRYINNFKGFTREVWILTLITFINRAGTMVLPFLSKYLKEDLSFSYAQVGWIMVAFGFGSMLGSWLGGKLSDKIGFYKIMVFSLFTSGILLFAVQYIRTFWGLCIGMFVIMTVADMFRPAMFVSLATYAKPENRTRALTLVRLAVNLGFTAGPALGGLIIMNLGYSGLFWIDGSSCIASILIFTLLVKERKKPADLDSANSETEVPASVFKDKIFWIFLFICFITAMLFFQLFTTLPLYHNEKFGLSEFQSGLLLSLNGLLIFFLEMPIVSFSQRKNIEKLKIILWGSLLMSLSFYVLLLNMWAGILIISILFITFGEMFIFPFSNSFALSRAPKGHEGRYMALFTMSFSLAHIASSKTGLEIIAAFGYQANWFVMGTLGLLSVAGCIWLQKLVQKEKN from the coding sequence ATGCTCAAAACTGCTTTTCAACGCTACATCAATAATTTCAAAGGATTTACCAGAGAAGTGTGGATTCTTACTTTGATTACTTTTATTAACCGCGCCGGTACGATGGTTTTACCGTTTTTATCCAAGTATTTAAAAGAAGATTTAAGTTTTTCCTATGCACAAGTCGGCTGGATTATGGTTGCATTTGGTTTTGGATCCATGCTAGGCTCATGGCTTGGCGGTAAATTATCAGACAAAATAGGTTTCTATAAAATCATGGTTTTTAGTTTATTCACTAGCGGAATACTACTATTTGCAGTGCAATACATTCGTACTTTCTGGGGATTATGCATTGGAATGTTCGTTATAATGACCGTTGCTGACATGTTTCGTCCCGCGATGTTTGTGTCCTTAGCAACTTATGCTAAACCTGAAAATCGCACTAGAGCATTGACTCTAGTTCGACTGGCAGTAAATTTAGGTTTCACTGCTGGACCTGCTTTAGGCGGTTTAATCATCATGAATTTAGGCTACAGCGGATTATTTTGGATCGATGGAAGTTCTTGCATAGCATCCATTTTAATTTTCACCTTATTGGTTAAAGAACGTAAAAAACCAGCGGATTTAGACTCCGCCAATAGCGAAACCGAGGTTCCTGCCTCAGTTTTCAAAGACAAGATATTCTGGATTTTTCTCTTTATCTGTTTTATAACGGCCATGCTTTTCTTTCAACTTTTCACTACTTTGCCTTTGTATCACAATGAAAAATTTGGTTTATCAGAGTTTCAAAGTGGACTTTTACTATCCCTAAATGGACTGTTGATTTTCTTTCTAGAAATGCCAATTGTTAGTTTCAGCCAACGAAAAAACATTGAAAAACTCAAAATTATACTTTGGGGTTCCTTGCTCATGTCGCTAAGTTTCTATGTTTTACTACTAAACATGTGGGCAGGAATACTAATAATCAGTATTCTTTTTATCACTTTTGGCGAAATGTTCATCTTCCCGTTCTCTAATTCTTTTGCTTTAAGTCGCGCACCAAAAGGCCACGAAGGTCGTTATATGGCTTTGTTTACTATGAGTTTTAGCTTGGCACACATTGCAAGTTCTAAAACCGGGCTGGAAATCATTGCTGCATTTGGCTATCAGGCAAATTGGTTTGTGATGGGAACACTTGGATTGCTTTCGGTTGCGGGTTGTATTTGGCTGCAAAAACTCGTTCAAAAAGAAAAAAACTAA
- a CDS encoding BlaI/MecI/CopY family transcriptional regulator — MQKLTNKEEEIMHILWKLKKAFVKEVLAEITEDQPHYNTLSTIVRNLEEKGFVSHNAFGNTHQYYPIVSLEDYRKRFMHTAIDNYFNSSYKNMVSHFAKEEKISAAELREILAMIESQEAK; from the coding sequence ATGCAAAAACTGACCAACAAAGAAGAGGAAATCATGCACATTTTATGGAAGCTAAAAAAAGCATTTGTAAAAGAAGTCTTAGCTGAAATAACCGAGGATCAACCACATTACAATACACTTTCTACTATTGTGCGTAATCTGGAAGAAAAAGGATTTGTGTCGCACAATGCTTTTGGGAATACACACCAATACTATCCAATCGTGAGTTTAGAAGACTATAGAAAACGCTTTATGCATACGGCAATCGATAATTATTTCAATAGTTCGTATAAAAATATGGTCTCCCATTTTGCCAAAGAAGAGAAAATTTCTGCAGCTGAATTACGAGAGATTTTAGCCATGATTGAAAGTCAAGAAGCAAAATAG
- a CDS encoding M56 family metallopeptidase yields MESVAIYLIKSCGLLLLFFIAYHFLLRKETFFTANRWFLLAGLLTATVLPLVVFTQIIWVEPTPVNYDWSSLPIRTVTEENHTEEYIYLGLALTYSLITLGLLIKFGFDFYSLRKIFKGKTIERQADFKFINISENIAPFSYFNTIVYNSSLYSSSELQNILEHEKVHSEQNHTVDVLIARVFCVIFWFNPFIWLYKKAILQNLEFIADSEATKKISDKKAYQLTLLKITTHKNCVAITNHFYQSLIKKRIVMLNKNQSSKKNSWKYATILPALVAFVLLFQIEVIAQEKVKEETKSVQANSPVSITNTTRTEKDSIKKMKTILTNTIKNKDIDENTEIYIDGKKVTQKELDSTNPNDIATMDVIKNNNESMIKIVTKGKTTGSTSIFNSDLEKMDIGSDNVDPNSLNIHQKAKSTYTVTKVTKEVNGVPSDADYYIDGKKVSPLEAESMNPNQITSVDVQKDGVSNKNSIRIITKSYINSKGNQQQPPTPPTPPTPPTFNFKTPKALNFPKAPIAPKGSPINGDKKAWATFDKKMEEFNAKMEAMAPQIADFEKKMAEFDKQMEPFNAKMEIFEKKMKVYEKQMEEYEAKQKENK; encoded by the coding sequence ATGGAATCAGTAGCAATCTACCTAATCAAATCCTGTGGTTTACTGCTTTTGTTTTTTATAGCGTATCATTTTTTGCTGCGCAAAGAAACTTTTTTTACTGCAAATCGTTGGTTCCTTTTAGCAGGATTACTTACTGCTACTGTTTTGCCGTTAGTAGTTTTCACCCAAATAATTTGGGTAGAACCTACGCCTGTAAATTATGACTGGTCTTCCTTACCCATAAGAACCGTGACTGAGGAAAATCATACTGAAGAGTATATTTATTTAGGATTGGCTTTGACTTATTCTTTAATCACACTAGGTTTATTGATCAAATTCGGGTTTGATTTTTATAGCCTGCGAAAGATTTTTAAAGGAAAAACAATAGAACGTCAAGCTGATTTTAAATTTATAAACATCAGTGAAAATATTGCTCCTTTCTCCTATTTTAATACAATCGTTTACAACTCGTCATTATACAGCAGTTCCGAATTACAGAATATTTTGGAGCACGAAAAGGTGCATAGCGAACAAAATCATACCGTAGATGTGTTGATTGCTAGAGTTTTTTGTGTCATTTTTTGGTTCAACCCATTCATTTGGCTTTACAAAAAAGCAATTCTACAAAACTTGGAATTCATTGCTGACAGCGAAGCCACAAAAAAAATATCAGATAAAAAAGCGTATCAACTCACGCTTTTAAAAATAACAACACACAAAAATTGTGTTGCCATTACCAATCATTTTTACCAATCATTAATCAAAAAACGAATCGTTATGTTAAACAAAAATCAATCTAGCAAAAAAAATTCATGGAAATATGCTACCATACTTCCCGCCTTAGTGGCTTTCGTACTTTTATTCCAAATTGAAGTAATTGCTCAGGAAAAAGTGAAAGAAGAAACCAAATCGGTTCAAGCCAACAGTCCAGTTTCGATCACGAATACGACTAGAACTGAAAAAGATAGTATCAAGAAAATGAAAACAATCCTCACAAATACTATCAAAAATAAAGATATTGATGAAAACACTGAAATTTATATTGATGGAAAAAAAGTAACCCAAAAGGAATTAGACAGCACAAATCCTAATGATATAGCCACAATGGATGTTATTAAAAACAATAATGAATCCATGATAAAAATTGTTACGAAAGGTAAAACTACAGGAAGTACCAGTATTTTTAATTCTGATTTAGAAAAAATGGATATAGGATCAGATAATGTTGATCCTAATAGTTTAAATATTCATCAAAAAGCTAAAAGTACCTATACAGTTACAAAGGTAACCAAAGAGGTAAATGGTGTACCAAGCGATGCTGACTATTATATTGATGGAAAAAAAGTTAGCCCTTTGGAGGCTGAAAGTATGAATCCAAATCAAATAACCTCTGTTGATGTACAAAAAGACGGTGTGTCAAATAAAAATTCGATTCGTATCATAACCAAAAGCTATATCAATAGTAAAGGAAACCAGCAACAACCACCAACGCCACCTACTCCGCCAACACCTCCTACCTTTAACTTTAAAACACCCAAAGCACTTAATTTTCCCAAAGCGCCTATAGCGCCAAAAGGTTCTCCGATAAATGGTGATAAAAAAGCATGGGCAACGTTTGACAAAAAAATGGAAGAATTTAATGCAAAAATGGAAGCAATGGCACCTCAAATTGCCGATTTTGAGAAGAAAATGGCTGAATTTGACAAACAAATGGAACCCTTTAATGCCAAAATGGAAATCTTTGAAAAGAAAATGAAAGTCTACGAGAAGCAAATGGAAGAATATGAAGCAAAACAAAAAGAAAATAAATAA